The following are encoded in a window of Corvus moneduloides isolate bCorMon1 chromosome 26, bCorMon1.pri, whole genome shotgun sequence genomic DNA:
- the KCNH4 gene encoding potassium voltage-gated channel subfamily H member 4 isoform X2, with the protein MAHGRCGFPIVYCSDGFCDLTGFARTEVMQKNCSCRFLCGAETSEPILQSIEKALDSRQEYQTEVCFYKKSGAAFWCRLDIMPIKNEKGEVVLFLFSFKDITDSRGRSYPGDKKEEKQRSEKQRSKKPGNSHLRAARRQGQTMLHRLSSQFVRRDRGEMKINRNVFENKPSIPEYKVASVQKSRFILLHYSIFKALWDWLILLATFYVAITVPYNVCFTGTEDSLSAARSTIVSDIAVEMLFILDIILNFRTTYVSQSGQVVYDPRSICSHYVATWFFVDLIAALPFDLLYIFNVTVTSLVHLLKTVRLLRLLRLLQKLDRYSQYSAMVLTLLMSMFALLAHWMACIWYVIGRKELESNDPRTWEIGWLHELGKRLEAPYINNSLGGPSIRSAYIASLYFTLSSLTSVGFGNVCANTDTEKIFSICTMLIGALMHAVVFGNVTAIIQRMYSRRSLYHTRMKDLKDFIRVHHLPQQLKQRMLEYFQTTWSVNNGIDANELLHDFPDELRADVAMHLNKDILQLPIFETASRGCLRSLSLHIKTSFCAPGEYLLRQGDALQANYFVCSGSLEVLKDNVVLAILGKGDLIGADLCSTDQVIKTNADVKALTYCDLQHIGLRGLCEVLQLYPEYASKFTADIHQDLTFNLREGSEMEVGACPPSQAPSCPHGPGAAHGNGRGVCAPPARSPQTPRLGWGLQLCHLGMQGLCRYSRSPRLSQAPQPRPESGAAPEKALPSIVEDEEEPDEVFQQSPASTSRRKLLLPALSSSVRRGSLSSLLGDELCQVSALRHNCHSPARGSRGRSPSPQCRRDTRLLERDGGVGRRPAKLLIPSLHTHGPPDLSPRVVDGIEDNGGTSEPQTFCFNVDPPPSAARDSPTSARTDAGGPALMMEAEEIKQNISRLNQEINHLNQEVSHLSQELQGMMELLRSHLGAPHPPVCLCRLPAAVPLPPRPSPPAAPVPPSPPVPHSPPVPPSSLSSPTASPRAKRCPVRSRSAHAAALHPWVGAEGPRPPRADTPGPDPRRGSDSQPPSLPPRSARSFPGCSAGAWPRARPQPRSGSTSSH; encoded by the exons ATGGCACAC GGCCGCTGTGGCTTCCCCATCGTCTACTGCTCTGATGGCTTCTGCGACCTCACCGGCTTTGCCCGCACCGAGGTCATGCAGAAGAACTGCAGCTGCCGCTTCCTCTGCGGGGCTGAGACCAGCGAGCCCATCCTGCAGAGCATCGAGAAGGCGCTGGACAGCAGGCAGGAGTACCAGACCGAGGTCTGCTTCTACAAGAAGAGTG GAGCTGCATTCTGGTGCCGGCTGGACATCATGCCCATCAAGAATGAAAAGGGGGAGGTGgtgctcttcctcttctccttcaaGGACATCACAGACAGCCGGGGCAGGAGCTACCCAGGTGACAAGAAGGAGG agaagcagaggagtgAGAAGCAGAGGAGCAAGAAGCCTGGGAACTCACACCTGCGGGCTGCACGGAGGCAGGGCCAGACCATGCTGCACCGGCTCAGCAGCCAATTTGTCCGGAGGGACCGTGGCGAGATGAAAATCAACCGT AACGTGTTTGAGAACAAGCCGTCCATCCCCGAGTACAAGGTGGCCTCAGTACAGAAGTCCCGCTTCATCCTGCTCCACTACAGCATCTTCAAGGCCCTCTGGGACTGGTTGATCCTGCTGGCCACCTTCTACGTGGCTATCACTGTCCCCTACAACGTCTGCTTCACGGGCACAGAGGACAGTCTGTCAGCTGCTCGCAGCACCATTGTCAGCGACATCGCTGTAGAGATGCTCTTCATCCTGG ATATCATCCTGAACTTCCGGACAACATACGTGAGCCAGTCGGGCCAGGTTGTGTATGACCCTCGCTCCATCTGCAGCCATTATGTGGCCACCTGGTTCTTTGTGGATCTGATTGCTGCTCTGCCCTTCGATCTGCTCTACATCTTCAATGTGACTGTG ACCTCGCTGGTTCACCTGCTGAAGACGGTGCGGCTGCTGCGGCTGCTGcggctgctgcagaagctggaCCGGTACTCGCAGTACAGCGCCATGGTGCTGACGCTGCTCATGTCCATGTTCGCGCTGCTGGCGCACTGGATGGCCTGCATCTGGTACGTCATCGGCCGCAAGGAGCTGGAGAGCAACGACCCCCGCACCTGGGAGATTG GCTGGCTGCACGAGTTGGGCAAGAGGCTGGAGGCTCCCTACATCAACAATTCGTTGGGGGGCCCCTCCATCCGCAGCGCCTACATCGCCTCCCTCTACTTCACCCTCAGCAGCCTGACCAGCGTGGGCTTCGGCAACGTCTGTGCCAACACTGACACCGAGAAGATCTTCTCCATCTGCACCATGCTCATTGGGG cactgatGCACGCCGTTGTCTTCGGCAACGTCACGGCCATCATCCAGCGCATGTACTCCCGCCGCTCGCTCTACCACACCCGCATGAAGGACCTCAAGGACTTCATCCGCGTCCAtcacctgccccagcagctcaAGCAGAGGATGCTGGAGTACTTCCAGACCACCTGGTCGGTGAACAACGGCATCGATGCTAACGAG ctgctgcacgACTTCCCTGACGAGCTGCGCGCAGACGTGGCCATGCACCTCAACAAGGACATCCTGCAGCTGCCCATCTTTGAGACGGCCAGCCGGGGTTGCCTCCGCTCCCTCTCGCTCCACATCAAGACCTCATTCTGTGCCCCAGGGGAGTATCTGCTGCGCCAGGGTGACGCGTTGCAGGCCAACTACTTCGTCTGCTCCGGCTCCCTCGAGGTGCTGAAGGACAACGTGGTCCTGGCCATCCTGG GCAAAGGGGATTTGATTGGAGCCGACCTGTGCAGCACAGACCAGGTGATCAAGACCAATGCTGACGTGAAGGCACTGACCTACTGCGACCTGCAGCACATTGGGCTGCGAGGGCTCTGTGAAGTGCTGCAGCTCTATCCTGAGTACGCCAGCAAGTTTACAGCTGACATCCACCAGGACCTGACCTTCAACCTGCGGGAGGGCAGCGAGATGGAGGTGGGTGCGTGTCCTCCTTCGCAGGCCCCTTCCTGTCCTCATGGCCCCGGGGCTGCACATGGCAATGGAAGGGGAGTCTGTGCGCCCCCTGCTCGCAGTCCCCAGACTCCAAGGCTGgggtgggggctgcagctctgccacctcGGCATGCAG gggCTCTGCCGCTACTCCCGGTCCCCGAGGCTGTCGCAGGCGCCACAG CCTCGTCCGGAGAGCGGTGCTGCCCCGGAGAAGGCCCTTCCCTCCATTgtggaggatgaggaggagccCGACGAGGTTTTCCAGCAGTCGCCTGCTAGCACCTCCCGCcgcaagctgctgctgcccgcgCTGAGCAGCTCCGTGCGCCGTggctccctgagcagcctcctGGGTGATGAGCTGTGCCAGGTCTCAGCCCTGCGGCACAACTGCCACTCCCCAGCCCGTGGCAGCCGCGGCCGCAGCCCCTCTCCACAGTGCCGGCGGGACACCCGGCTCCTGGAGCGGGATGGTGGCGTGGGCAGGAGGCCGGCCAAGCTCCtcatcccctccctgcacacTCACGGCCCACCCGACCTCAGTCCCAG AGTCGTGGATGGGATTGAAGACAACGGAGGGACGTCAGAGCCACAAACCTTCTGCTTCAACGTGGACCCGCCGCCGAGTGCGGCAAGGGACTCTCCCACCTCAG CACGGACTGACGCAGGCGGCCCAGCCCTGATGATGGAGGCAGAGGAGATAAAGCAGAACATCAGCAGGCTCAACCAGGAG ATCAACCACCTCAACCAGGAGGTTTCGCAcctcagccaggagctgcagggcatGATGGAGCTGCTCAGGAGTCACCTGGGCGCCCCGCATCCCCCCGTCTGTCTCTGCCGCCTGCCCGCGGCCGTCCCGCTGCCCCCCCGACCCTCGCCGCCCGCTGCCCCGGTGCCCCCCTCGCCGCCGGTGCCCCACTCGCCGCCGGtgccccccagctccctcagctccccCACCGCCAGCCCCCGGGCCAAACGCTGCCCCGTCCGCAGCCGCTCTGCCCACGCCGCCGCCCTGCACCCCTGGGTGGGCGCCGAggggccgcgcccgccgcgAGCGGACACCCCCGGCCCCGACCCTCGCCGGGGCTCGGACTCGCAGCCCCCCTCGCtgccgccccgctccgcccgtTCCTTCCCCGGCTGCTCGGCCGGGGCTtggccccgcgcccgcccgcaGCCGCGCTCCGGCTCCACCAGCTCCCACTGA
- the HCRT gene encoding orexin — MGHAPEPLGHLKTPRRMEVPNTKPRRAACLLLLLLFCSLAAARQTLPHCCRQKTCSCRVYDLLHGMGNHAAGILTLGKRKSVPLAFQSRLYRLLHGSGNHAAGILTMGKRGQHPGTTCHDSLGCPAGTDAQPTAVPRGADSSPAGPRECQGHSGKDLSSSQAQGAARSFY, encoded by the exons ATGGGACATGCCCCAGAGCCGCTCGGCCACCTGAAGACCCCAAGAAGGATGGAGGTGCCCAACACCAAG CCCCGGCGAGCtgcctgcctcctgctcctgctcctgttctgctccctggctgctgcccggcagaccctgccccactgctgccGGCAGAAGACCTGCTCCTGCCGTGTCTACGACCTCCTGCACGGCATGGGCAACCACGCCGCTGGCATCCTCACACTGGGCAAGAGGAAGAGCGTCCCCCTGGCCTTCCAGAGCCGGCTCTACCGCCTGCTCCATGGCTCCGGCAACCACGCTGCGGGCATCCTCACAATGGGCAAGCGCGGGCAGCACCCTGGCACCACCTGCCACGACTCGCTGGGCTGCCCTGCGGGCACGGACGCCCAGCCGACAGCGGTACCGCGAGGTGCTGACAGCAGCCCTGCCGGCCCCAGGGAGTGCCAGGGACACTCAGGGAAGGACCTGAGCTCGAGCCAGGCCCAGGGAGCTGCAAGGAGCTTTTACTGA
- the KCNH4 gene encoding potassium voltage-gated channel subfamily H member 4 isoform X1, protein MPVMKGLLAPQNTFLDTIATRFDGTHSNFILANAQGRCGFPIVYCSDGFCDLTGFARTEVMQKNCSCRFLCGAETSEPILQSIEKALDSRQEYQTEVCFYKKSGAAFWCRLDIMPIKNEKGEVVLFLFSFKDITDSRGRSYPGDKKEEKQRSEKQRSKKPGNSHLRAARRQGQTMLHRLSSQFVRRDRGEMKINRNVFENKPSIPEYKVASVQKSRFILLHYSIFKALWDWLILLATFYVAITVPYNVCFTGTEDSLSAARSTIVSDIAVEMLFILDIILNFRTTYVSQSGQVVYDPRSICSHYVATWFFVDLIAALPFDLLYIFNVTVTSLVHLLKTVRLLRLLRLLQKLDRYSQYSAMVLTLLMSMFALLAHWMACIWYVIGRKELESNDPRTWEIGWLHELGKRLEAPYINNSLGGPSIRSAYIASLYFTLSSLTSVGFGNVCANTDTEKIFSICTMLIGALMHAVVFGNVTAIIQRMYSRRSLYHTRMKDLKDFIRVHHLPQQLKQRMLEYFQTTWSVNNGIDANELLHDFPDELRADVAMHLNKDILQLPIFETASRGCLRSLSLHIKTSFCAPGEYLLRQGDALQANYFVCSGSLEVLKDNVVLAILGKGDLIGADLCSTDQVIKTNADVKALTYCDLQHIGLRGLCEVLQLYPEYASKFTADIHQDLTFNLREGSEMEVGACPPSQAPSCPHGPGAAHGNGRGVCAPPARSPQTPRLGWGLQLCHLGMQGLCRYSRSPRLSQAPQPRPESGAAPEKALPSIVEDEEEPDEVFQQSPASTSRRKLLLPALSSSVRRGSLSSLLGDELCQVSALRHNCHSPARGSRGRSPSPQCRRDTRLLERDGGVGRRPAKLLIPSLHTHGPPDLSPRVVDGIEDNGGTSEPQTFCFNVDPPPSAARDSPTSARTDAGGPALMMEAEEIKQNISRLNQEINHLNQEVSHLSQELQGMMELLRSHLGAPHPPVCLCRLPAAVPLPPRPSPPAAPVPPSPPVPHSPPVPPSSLSSPTASPRAKRCPVRSRSAHAAALHPWVGAEGPRPPRADTPGPDPRRGSDSQPPSLPPRSARSFPGCSAGAWPRARPQPRSGSTSSH, encoded by the exons ATGCCGGTGATGAAGGGGCTGCTGGCGCCGCAGAACACCTTCCTGGACACCATCGCCACCCGCTTCGATGGCACAC ACAGCAACTTCATCCTGGCAAACGCACAGGGCCGCTGTGGCTTCCCCATCGTCTACTGCTCTGATGGCTTCTGCGACCTCACCGGCTTTGCCCGCACCGAGGTCATGCAGAAGAACTGCAGCTGCCGCTTCCTCTGCGGGGCTGAGACCAGCGAGCCCATCCTGCAGAGCATCGAGAAGGCGCTGGACAGCAGGCAGGAGTACCAGACCGAGGTCTGCTTCTACAAGAAGAGTG GAGCTGCATTCTGGTGCCGGCTGGACATCATGCCCATCAAGAATGAAAAGGGGGAGGTGgtgctcttcctcttctccttcaaGGACATCACAGACAGCCGGGGCAGGAGCTACCCAGGTGACAAGAAGGAGG agaagcagaggagtgAGAAGCAGAGGAGCAAGAAGCCTGGGAACTCACACCTGCGGGCTGCACGGAGGCAGGGCCAGACCATGCTGCACCGGCTCAGCAGCCAATTTGTCCGGAGGGACCGTGGCGAGATGAAAATCAACCGT AACGTGTTTGAGAACAAGCCGTCCATCCCCGAGTACAAGGTGGCCTCAGTACAGAAGTCCCGCTTCATCCTGCTCCACTACAGCATCTTCAAGGCCCTCTGGGACTGGTTGATCCTGCTGGCCACCTTCTACGTGGCTATCACTGTCCCCTACAACGTCTGCTTCACGGGCACAGAGGACAGTCTGTCAGCTGCTCGCAGCACCATTGTCAGCGACATCGCTGTAGAGATGCTCTTCATCCTGG ATATCATCCTGAACTTCCGGACAACATACGTGAGCCAGTCGGGCCAGGTTGTGTATGACCCTCGCTCCATCTGCAGCCATTATGTGGCCACCTGGTTCTTTGTGGATCTGATTGCTGCTCTGCCCTTCGATCTGCTCTACATCTTCAATGTGACTGTG ACCTCGCTGGTTCACCTGCTGAAGACGGTGCGGCTGCTGCGGCTGCTGcggctgctgcagaagctggaCCGGTACTCGCAGTACAGCGCCATGGTGCTGACGCTGCTCATGTCCATGTTCGCGCTGCTGGCGCACTGGATGGCCTGCATCTGGTACGTCATCGGCCGCAAGGAGCTGGAGAGCAACGACCCCCGCACCTGGGAGATTG GCTGGCTGCACGAGTTGGGCAAGAGGCTGGAGGCTCCCTACATCAACAATTCGTTGGGGGGCCCCTCCATCCGCAGCGCCTACATCGCCTCCCTCTACTTCACCCTCAGCAGCCTGACCAGCGTGGGCTTCGGCAACGTCTGTGCCAACACTGACACCGAGAAGATCTTCTCCATCTGCACCATGCTCATTGGGG cactgatGCACGCCGTTGTCTTCGGCAACGTCACGGCCATCATCCAGCGCATGTACTCCCGCCGCTCGCTCTACCACACCCGCATGAAGGACCTCAAGGACTTCATCCGCGTCCAtcacctgccccagcagctcaAGCAGAGGATGCTGGAGTACTTCCAGACCACCTGGTCGGTGAACAACGGCATCGATGCTAACGAG ctgctgcacgACTTCCCTGACGAGCTGCGCGCAGACGTGGCCATGCACCTCAACAAGGACATCCTGCAGCTGCCCATCTTTGAGACGGCCAGCCGGGGTTGCCTCCGCTCCCTCTCGCTCCACATCAAGACCTCATTCTGTGCCCCAGGGGAGTATCTGCTGCGCCAGGGTGACGCGTTGCAGGCCAACTACTTCGTCTGCTCCGGCTCCCTCGAGGTGCTGAAGGACAACGTGGTCCTGGCCATCCTGG GCAAAGGGGATTTGATTGGAGCCGACCTGTGCAGCACAGACCAGGTGATCAAGACCAATGCTGACGTGAAGGCACTGACCTACTGCGACCTGCAGCACATTGGGCTGCGAGGGCTCTGTGAAGTGCTGCAGCTCTATCCTGAGTACGCCAGCAAGTTTACAGCTGACATCCACCAGGACCTGACCTTCAACCTGCGGGAGGGCAGCGAGATGGAGGTGGGTGCGTGTCCTCCTTCGCAGGCCCCTTCCTGTCCTCATGGCCCCGGGGCTGCACATGGCAATGGAAGGGGAGTCTGTGCGCCCCCTGCTCGCAGTCCCCAGACTCCAAGGCTGgggtgggggctgcagctctgccacctcGGCATGCAG gggCTCTGCCGCTACTCCCGGTCCCCGAGGCTGTCGCAGGCGCCACAG CCTCGTCCGGAGAGCGGTGCTGCCCCGGAGAAGGCCCTTCCCTCCATTgtggaggatgaggaggagccCGACGAGGTTTTCCAGCAGTCGCCTGCTAGCACCTCCCGCcgcaagctgctgctgcccgcgCTGAGCAGCTCCGTGCGCCGTggctccctgagcagcctcctGGGTGATGAGCTGTGCCAGGTCTCAGCCCTGCGGCACAACTGCCACTCCCCAGCCCGTGGCAGCCGCGGCCGCAGCCCCTCTCCACAGTGCCGGCGGGACACCCGGCTCCTGGAGCGGGATGGTGGCGTGGGCAGGAGGCCGGCCAAGCTCCtcatcccctccctgcacacTCACGGCCCACCCGACCTCAGTCCCAG AGTCGTGGATGGGATTGAAGACAACGGAGGGACGTCAGAGCCACAAACCTTCTGCTTCAACGTGGACCCGCCGCCGAGTGCGGCAAGGGACTCTCCCACCTCAG CACGGACTGACGCAGGCGGCCCAGCCCTGATGATGGAGGCAGAGGAGATAAAGCAGAACATCAGCAGGCTCAACCAGGAG ATCAACCACCTCAACCAGGAGGTTTCGCAcctcagccaggagctgcagggcatGATGGAGCTGCTCAGGAGTCACCTGGGCGCCCCGCATCCCCCCGTCTGTCTCTGCCGCCTGCCCGCGGCCGTCCCGCTGCCCCCCCGACCCTCGCCGCCCGCTGCCCCGGTGCCCCCCTCGCCGCCGGTGCCCCACTCGCCGCCGGtgccccccagctccctcagctccccCACCGCCAGCCCCCGGGCCAAACGCTGCCCCGTCCGCAGCCGCTCTGCCCACGCCGCCGCCCTGCACCCCTGGGTGGGCGCCGAggggccgcgcccgccgcgAGCGGACACCCCCGGCCCCGACCCTCGCCGGGGCTCGGACTCGCAGCCCCCCTCGCtgccgccccgctccgcccgtTCCTTCCCCGGCTGCTCGGCCGGGGCTtggccccgcgcccgcccgcaGCCGCGCTCCGGCTCCACCAGCTCCCACTGA
- the KCNH4 gene encoding potassium voltage-gated channel subfamily H member 4 isoform X3 — protein MPVMKGLLAPQNTFLDTIATRFDGTHSNFILANAQGRCGFPIVYCSDGFCDLTGFARTEVMQKNCSCRFLCGAETSEPILQSIEKALDSRQEYQTEVCFYKKSGAAFWCRLDIMPIKNEKGEVVLFLFSFKDITDSRGRSYPGDKKEEKQRSEKQRSKKPGNSHLRAARRQGQTMLHRLSSQFVRRDRGEMKINRNVFENKPSIPEYKVASVQKSRFILLHYSIFKALWDWLILLATFYVAITVPYNVCFTGTEDSLSAARSTIVSDIAVEMLFILDIILNFRTTYVSQSGQVVYDPRSICSHYVATWFFVDLIAALPFDLLYIFNVTVTSLVHLLKTVRLLRLLRLLQKLDRYSQYSAMVLTLLMSMFALLAHWMACIWYVIGRKELESNDPRTWEIGWLHELGKRLEAPYINNSLGGPSIRSAYIASLYFTLSSLTSVGFGNVCANTDTEKIFSICTMLIGALMHAVVFGNVTAIIQRMYSRRSLYHTRMKDLKDFIRVHHLPQQLKQRMLEYFQTTWSVNNGIDANELLHDFPDELRADVAMHLNKDILQLPIFETASRGCLRSLSLHIKTSFCAPGEYLLRQGDALQANYFVCSGSLEVLKDNVVLAILGKGDLIGADLCSTDQVIKTNADVKALTYCDLQHIGLRGLCEVLQLYPEYASKFTADIHQDLTFNLREGSEMEGLCRYSRSPRLSQAPQPRPESGAAPEKALPSIVEDEEEPDEVFQQSPASTSRRKLLLPALSSSVRRGSLSSLLGDELCQVSALRHNCHSPARGSRGRSPSPQCRRDTRLLERDGGVGRRPAKLLIPSLHTHGPPDLSPRVVDGIEDNGGTSEPQTFCFNVDPPPSAARDSPTSARTDAGGPALMMEAEEIKQNISRLNQEINHLNQEVSHLSQELQGMMELLRSHLGAPHPPVCLCRLPAAVPLPPRPSPPAAPVPPSPPVPHSPPVPPSSLSSPTASPRAKRCPVRSRSAHAAALHPWVGAEGPRPPRADTPGPDPRRGSDSQPPSLPPRSARSFPGCSAGAWPRARPQPRSGSTSSH, from the exons ATGCCGGTGATGAAGGGGCTGCTGGCGCCGCAGAACACCTTCCTGGACACCATCGCCACCCGCTTCGATGGCACAC ACAGCAACTTCATCCTGGCAAACGCACAGGGCCGCTGTGGCTTCCCCATCGTCTACTGCTCTGATGGCTTCTGCGACCTCACCGGCTTTGCCCGCACCGAGGTCATGCAGAAGAACTGCAGCTGCCGCTTCCTCTGCGGGGCTGAGACCAGCGAGCCCATCCTGCAGAGCATCGAGAAGGCGCTGGACAGCAGGCAGGAGTACCAGACCGAGGTCTGCTTCTACAAGAAGAGTG GAGCTGCATTCTGGTGCCGGCTGGACATCATGCCCATCAAGAATGAAAAGGGGGAGGTGgtgctcttcctcttctccttcaaGGACATCACAGACAGCCGGGGCAGGAGCTACCCAGGTGACAAGAAGGAGG agaagcagaggagtgAGAAGCAGAGGAGCAAGAAGCCTGGGAACTCACACCTGCGGGCTGCACGGAGGCAGGGCCAGACCATGCTGCACCGGCTCAGCAGCCAATTTGTCCGGAGGGACCGTGGCGAGATGAAAATCAACCGT AACGTGTTTGAGAACAAGCCGTCCATCCCCGAGTACAAGGTGGCCTCAGTACAGAAGTCCCGCTTCATCCTGCTCCACTACAGCATCTTCAAGGCCCTCTGGGACTGGTTGATCCTGCTGGCCACCTTCTACGTGGCTATCACTGTCCCCTACAACGTCTGCTTCACGGGCACAGAGGACAGTCTGTCAGCTGCTCGCAGCACCATTGTCAGCGACATCGCTGTAGAGATGCTCTTCATCCTGG ATATCATCCTGAACTTCCGGACAACATACGTGAGCCAGTCGGGCCAGGTTGTGTATGACCCTCGCTCCATCTGCAGCCATTATGTGGCCACCTGGTTCTTTGTGGATCTGATTGCTGCTCTGCCCTTCGATCTGCTCTACATCTTCAATGTGACTGTG ACCTCGCTGGTTCACCTGCTGAAGACGGTGCGGCTGCTGCGGCTGCTGcggctgctgcagaagctggaCCGGTACTCGCAGTACAGCGCCATGGTGCTGACGCTGCTCATGTCCATGTTCGCGCTGCTGGCGCACTGGATGGCCTGCATCTGGTACGTCATCGGCCGCAAGGAGCTGGAGAGCAACGACCCCCGCACCTGGGAGATTG GCTGGCTGCACGAGTTGGGCAAGAGGCTGGAGGCTCCCTACATCAACAATTCGTTGGGGGGCCCCTCCATCCGCAGCGCCTACATCGCCTCCCTCTACTTCACCCTCAGCAGCCTGACCAGCGTGGGCTTCGGCAACGTCTGTGCCAACACTGACACCGAGAAGATCTTCTCCATCTGCACCATGCTCATTGGGG cactgatGCACGCCGTTGTCTTCGGCAACGTCACGGCCATCATCCAGCGCATGTACTCCCGCCGCTCGCTCTACCACACCCGCATGAAGGACCTCAAGGACTTCATCCGCGTCCAtcacctgccccagcagctcaAGCAGAGGATGCTGGAGTACTTCCAGACCACCTGGTCGGTGAACAACGGCATCGATGCTAACGAG ctgctgcacgACTTCCCTGACGAGCTGCGCGCAGACGTGGCCATGCACCTCAACAAGGACATCCTGCAGCTGCCCATCTTTGAGACGGCCAGCCGGGGTTGCCTCCGCTCCCTCTCGCTCCACATCAAGACCTCATTCTGTGCCCCAGGGGAGTATCTGCTGCGCCAGGGTGACGCGTTGCAGGCCAACTACTTCGTCTGCTCCGGCTCCCTCGAGGTGCTGAAGGACAACGTGGTCCTGGCCATCCTGG GCAAAGGGGATTTGATTGGAGCCGACCTGTGCAGCACAGACCAGGTGATCAAGACCAATGCTGACGTGAAGGCACTGACCTACTGCGACCTGCAGCACATTGGGCTGCGAGGGCTCTGTGAAGTGCTGCAGCTCTATCCTGAGTACGCCAGCAAGTTTACAGCTGACATCCACCAGGACCTGACCTTCAACCTGCGGGAGGGCAGCGAGATGGAG gggCTCTGCCGCTACTCCCGGTCCCCGAGGCTGTCGCAGGCGCCACAG CCTCGTCCGGAGAGCGGTGCTGCCCCGGAGAAGGCCCTTCCCTCCATTgtggaggatgaggaggagccCGACGAGGTTTTCCAGCAGTCGCCTGCTAGCACCTCCCGCcgcaagctgctgctgcccgcgCTGAGCAGCTCCGTGCGCCGTggctccctgagcagcctcctGGGTGATGAGCTGTGCCAGGTCTCAGCCCTGCGGCACAACTGCCACTCCCCAGCCCGTGGCAGCCGCGGCCGCAGCCCCTCTCCACAGTGCCGGCGGGACACCCGGCTCCTGGAGCGGGATGGTGGCGTGGGCAGGAGGCCGGCCAAGCTCCtcatcccctccctgcacacTCACGGCCCACCCGACCTCAGTCCCAG AGTCGTGGATGGGATTGAAGACAACGGAGGGACGTCAGAGCCACAAACCTTCTGCTTCAACGTGGACCCGCCGCCGAGTGCGGCAAGGGACTCTCCCACCTCAG CACGGACTGACGCAGGCGGCCCAGCCCTGATGATGGAGGCAGAGGAGATAAAGCAGAACATCAGCAGGCTCAACCAGGAG ATCAACCACCTCAACCAGGAGGTTTCGCAcctcagccaggagctgcagggcatGATGGAGCTGCTCAGGAGTCACCTGGGCGCCCCGCATCCCCCCGTCTGTCTCTGCCGCCTGCCCGCGGCCGTCCCGCTGCCCCCCCGACCCTCGCCGCCCGCTGCCCCGGTGCCCCCCTCGCCGCCGGTGCCCCACTCGCCGCCGGtgccccccagctccctcagctccccCACCGCCAGCCCCCGGGCCAAACGCTGCCCCGTCCGCAGCCGCTCTGCCCACGCCGCCGCCCTGCACCCCTGGGTGGGCGCCGAggggccgcgcccgccgcgAGCGGACACCCCCGGCCCCGACCCTCGCCGGGGCTCGGACTCGCAGCCCCCCTCGCtgccgccccgctccgcccgtTCCTTCCCCGGCTGCTCGGCCGGGGCTtggccccgcgcccgcccgcaGCCGCGCTCCGGCTCCACCAGCTCCCACTGA